In a single window of the Nocardioides sp. L-11A genome:
- a CDS encoding solute carrier family 23 protein, producing the protein MAHQPTTATSSSSSDAAPILTVGFEERLSVPRTGLFGVQHLLALTGIWLFPSIIGATLELSAEETGWITQGCFFMTGLITVLQSSRLLRLPIVQGPTAAFMLAIVSSGLAFGLDTAFGSMVVAGLIFALLSLPSRRFGLFGHVARLASDPILFGTLFVIIGAQLAAIGLSGWFGTPGADGFGMPYFLISVATVLAVVCFTIFGRNTVLRRASIFFGIVAGTVVAALAGQWDLPSLGGASVVGTPELLGFGFDVEFSVVVLMLLAFLQAGTESAGMYQMIGGWGGQRISVERTNRGVFTEVVGTSVGALFGGIGTTSYPENAGIVRMSGIGSRFVTMTAGFAAIVLAFLPKVGLFVASLPMPVLAAASTILFGIIAMSGVQMMATVRWDELNMMVAAPAFIVALGTQFLPAEIVDDLPEEVASIVTSPMMVGVILLLVLHLVINYGIRPLLESGSRA; encoded by the coding sequence ATGGCCCATCAGCCCACCACGGCCACGTCCTCGTCCTCGTCCGACGCCGCGCCGATCCTGACGGTCGGTTTCGAGGAGCGGCTGAGCGTCCCGAGAACCGGACTGTTCGGCGTGCAGCACCTGCTGGCCCTGACCGGCATCTGGTTGTTCCCCAGCATCATCGGGGCGACGCTCGAGCTCTCGGCCGAGGAGACCGGCTGGATCACCCAGGGCTGCTTCTTCATGACCGGCCTGATCACGGTGCTGCAGTCCTCGCGCCTGTTGCGCCTGCCGATCGTGCAGGGCCCGACGGCCGCGTTCATGCTGGCGATCGTCTCGTCGGGGCTGGCCTTCGGCCTGGACACCGCCTTCGGCTCGATGGTCGTCGCCGGCCTGATCTTCGCGCTGCTCAGTCTTCCCAGCCGGCGCTTCGGTCTCTTCGGCCACGTCGCCCGGCTGGCGTCGGACCCGATCCTGTTCGGCACGCTGTTCGTGATCATCGGGGCCCAGTTGGCCGCGATCGGGCTCAGCGGCTGGTTCGGCACCCCCGGCGCGGACGGCTTCGGCATGCCGTACTTCCTGATCAGCGTGGCCACCGTGCTGGCCGTGGTCTGCTTCACCATCTTCGGCCGGAACACCGTGCTGCGCCGCGCCTCGATCTTCTTCGGGATCGTCGCGGGCACGGTGGTCGCGGCGCTCGCCGGCCAGTGGGACCTGCCCAGCCTCGGCGGCGCCTCGGTGGTCGGCACCCCCGAGCTGCTCGGGTTCGGCTTCGACGTCGAGTTCTCCGTGGTCGTGCTGATGCTGCTCGCCTTCTTGCAAGCGGGCACCGAGTCGGCCGGGATGTACCAGATGATCGGCGGCTGGGGTGGTCAGCGGATCAGCGTCGAGCGCACCAACCGCGGCGTGTTCACCGAGGTGGTCGGGACCTCCGTCGGTGCCCTCTTCGGTGGCATCGGCACGACGTCGTACCCGGAGAACGCCGGCATCGTGCGGATGTCGGGCATCGGCAGCAGGTTCGTCACCATGACGGCCGGCTTCGCCGCGATCGTGCTGGCCTTCCTCCCCAAGGTCGGCCTGTTCGTGGCGAGCCTGCCGATGCCCGTCCTCGCCGCCGCCTCGACCATCCTGTTCGGCATCATCGCGATGTCGGGAGTGCAGATGATGGCGACCGTACGCTGGGACGAGTTGAACATGATGGTGGCGGCGCCGGCCTTCATCGTCGCGCTCGGCACCCAGTTCCTGCCGGCCGAGATCGTCGACGACCTGCCCGAGGAGGTGGCCAGCATCGTGACCTCGCCGATGATGGTGGGCGTGATCCTGTTGCTCGTGCTTCACCTGGTCATCAACTACGGCATCCGACCGCTCCTGGAGAGCGGGTCGAGGGCGTGA
- a CDS encoding ABC transporter substrate-binding protein: MKSWRTLAATAAAASLILTACGSEGSATNDDGDLLVMLSYKKSIYWLPLLVAEEKGFLADEGISLDLEETNGSGFVTQQLLSGNTAVGWAGAPDTVVAYSKNDEVRALMCNPPQNIFRIVVPEDSDITTVADLKGKTLGIAEAGGGEEPIVNASLADAGLERDRDVTVQPIGDAGPASLNAILDGQVDAYAGSYPDISTLSADGRLVTRDITPAEYNAIPGDCLITTAEHLEDEETRGQLVGLARAWAKGAIYAAAHPEEATELACAQVPQECEDMDFAAQYTKDTIALSGVTAEGDEPFGAVPVEAWETTIQVLEDSGAVSGDLDGARLGGGESVADFVADYSDFDVAELRAAP; this comes from the coding sequence ATGAAATCCTGGCGAACCTTGGCCGCGACAGCCGCAGCCGCCTCGTTGATCCTGACCGCGTGCGGCAGCGAGGGGTCGGCGACGAACGACGACGGCGACCTCCTGGTCATGCTGTCGTACAAGAAGTCCATCTACTGGCTGCCCCTGCTGGTGGCGGAGGAGAAGGGCTTCTTGGCGGACGAGGGAATCAGCCTGGACCTGGAGGAGACGAACGGTTCGGGCTTCGTCACCCAGCAGCTCCTCTCGGGTAACACCGCGGTCGGGTGGGCCGGTGCGCCGGACACGGTGGTGGCGTACTCGAAGAACGACGAGGTCCGGGCCCTGATGTGCAACCCGCCGCAGAACATCTTCCGCATCGTGGTGCCCGAGGACTCCGACATCACCACGGTCGCGGACCTGAAGGGCAAGACCCTGGGCATCGCCGAGGCCGGAGGCGGCGAGGAGCCGATCGTCAACGCCTCCCTCGCGGACGCCGGACTCGAGCGCGATCGCGACGTCACCGTGCAGCCGATCGGCGACGCCGGCCCGGCCTCGCTGAACGCGATCCTCGACGGCCAGGTCGACGCGTACGCCGGCAGCTACCCCGACATCTCCACCCTCAGTGCCGACGGGCGGCTGGTCACCCGCGACATCACCCCGGCGGAGTACAACGCGATCCCGGGCGACTGCCTGATCACGACCGCCGAGCACCTGGAGGACGAGGAGACCCGCGGGCAGCTGGTGGGTCTGGCCCGGGCCTGGGCGAAGGGCGCGATCTACGCTGCGGCCCATCCTGAGGAGGCGACCGAGCTCGCCTGTGCGCAGGTGCCCCAGGAGTGCGAGGACATGGACTTCGCCGCGCAGTACACCAAGGACACGATCGCGCTCTCGGGCGTCACGGCCGAGGGCGACGAGCCCTTCGGCGCGGTTCCCGTCGAAGCCTGGGAGACCACCATCCAGGTGCTCGAGGACTCCGGCGCGGTCAGCGGCGACCTCGACGGGGCGAGGCTCGGTGGCGGCGAGTCGGTCGCGGACTTCGTGGCCGACTACTCCGACTTCGACGTCGCCGAGCTCCGGGCGGCCCCGTGA
- a CDS encoding cupin domain-containing protein, producing the protein MASSNDARTAAAAGDAADQAIAQIGARVRLLRSRQGLTLKEVASRTGVSVSMLSMLERGVASASVGTLVSVASALGVHMSDLFDRDEPEHSDPVRRLAEQPSVRTNEGARRRVAHNDVESGVELAVNEYEPGGASGPVATHHDGREFGMLISGTLTVELDGQTHTLKPGDLIAYPSDRPHRIINSGRKKAVAVWVNIEGP; encoded by the coding sequence ATGGCATCCAGCAACGACGCTCGGACGGCGGCCGCCGCCGGCGATGCCGCGGACCAGGCCATCGCGCAGATCGGCGCCCGGGTGCGGCTGCTGCGCTCACGGCAGGGCCTGACGCTGAAGGAGGTCGCGTCCCGCACCGGCGTCAGCGTCTCGATGCTGTCCATGCTGGAGCGTGGGGTGGCCAGTGCCTCGGTCGGCACGCTGGTCTCGGTCGCGTCGGCGCTGGGCGTGCACATGTCCGACCTGTTCGACCGCGACGAGCCCGAGCACTCCGATCCGGTCCGGCGCCTGGCCGAGCAGCCGTCGGTGCGCACCAACGAGGGCGCGCGGCGCCGGGTCGCGCACAACGACGTCGAGTCCGGTGTGGAGCTGGCGGTCAACGAGTACGAGCCCGGCGGCGCCAGCGGACCGGTCGCGACCCACCACGACGGCCGTGAGTTCGGCATGCTGATCTCCGGCACCCTCACCGTCGAGCTCGACGGCCAGACGCACACCTTGAAGCCGGGCGACCTGATCGCCTACCCGTCCGACCGGCCGCACCGGATCATCAACAGCGGCCGCAAGAAGGCGGTCGCGGTCTGGGTGAACATCGAGGGACCGTGA
- a CDS encoding ABC transporter permease, producing the protein MTTTTATPARSVRTATTKARNRRRRAAGAVGLPALVLAISVGIWEAAARGGLVNEIIVPAPSDVAVELFGMLDEQYFWDATWVTLAETLAGFGIGVVLAWVLGTLLGMFGWARTAFYPLVVGFQITPRVALAPLFLTWFGFGLTSKIVMAATICFFPVLLNVMVGMSGVDPAARTLMRSLGASRWEEYVKLTLPSSLPLIFAGIKNAITLALIGAIVAEFVGASRGMGVLIKSLNFQLNVAAGFAVIVALMIFGLILYWLVEILEARIVRWRHHAV; encoded by the coding sequence ATGACGACCACCACCGCCACGCCGGCCCGGTCCGTGCGCACCGCCACCACGAAGGCGCGCAACCGCCGCCGGCGGGCCGCGGGAGCCGTCGGCCTCCCGGCCCTGGTCCTGGCCATCTCCGTCGGCATCTGGGAGGCCGCCGCCCGCGGCGGCCTGGTCAACGAGATCATCGTGCCCGCGCCCAGCGATGTCGCCGTGGAGCTGTTCGGGATGCTCGACGAGCAGTACTTCTGGGACGCCACCTGGGTCACGCTGGCCGAGACGCTGGCCGGCTTCGGCATCGGCGTGGTCCTGGCCTGGGTGCTGGGCACGCTGCTCGGGATGTTCGGCTGGGCCCGCACCGCCTTCTATCCCCTGGTGGTGGGCTTCCAGATCACCCCGCGCGTCGCGCTCGCGCCGCTCTTCCTCACCTGGTTCGGCTTCGGCCTCACCTCCAAGATCGTGATGGCGGCGACCATCTGCTTCTTCCCGGTCCTGCTGAACGTGATGGTCGGCATGAGCGGTGTCGACCCCGCCGCGCGGACGCTGATGCGCTCCCTGGGCGCCAGTCGCTGGGAGGAGTACGTCAAGCTCACCCTGCCGTCCTCCCTTCCCCTCATCTTCGCCGGCATCAAGAACGCGATCACCCTGGCGCTGATCGGTGCGATCGTCGCCGAGTTCGTCGGCGCCTCCCGCGGCATGGGCGTGCTGATCAAGTCCCTCAACTTCCAGCTCAACGTCGCGGCCGGCTTCGCGGTGATCGTCGCCCTGATGATCTTCGGTCTCATCCTCTACTGGCTGGTGGAGATCCTCGAGGCGCGCATCGTGCGCTGGCGGCACCACGCGGTGTGA
- a CDS encoding nitrilase-related carbon-nitrogen hydrolase: protein MTPVSDSVAIALEQVEVVPGRPEQNRDLCLRRAESALAAGADLVVLPELAIGGYVVDPGRAREVAEPLDGPTTAAFSTLAGRTGGMVAYGFCESAGSGRQDAELFNTVVVVDGDGPVLHYRKLHLFDRELEAYTPGDRGLPIARTRFGVLGVCICYDLRFVEVLRAMSLRGAEIVLAPAAWVGGYDARVPTAGATRHAESVIAQANLDQVAVVAVSQVAGAGAGGPATLGGSVAVDAYGELLAGPLSRTGADAAVVRVDLAAVRAARVRSATIRPREDRRTDVYAVQYRGETW, encoded by the coding sequence ATGACCCCCGTGTCCGACAGCGTCGCGATCGCGCTCGAGCAGGTCGAGGTCGTCCCGGGTCGCCCCGAGCAGAACCGTGACCTGTGTCTGCGGCGTGCCGAGTCGGCCCTCGCCGCCGGTGCCGATCTCGTGGTGCTGCCGGAGCTGGCCATCGGCGGCTACGTGGTCGATCCCGGCCGTGCGCGGGAGGTCGCGGAGCCGCTCGACGGGCCGACCACGGCCGCGTTCTCGACCCTCGCGGGGCGGACCGGCGGCATGGTCGCCTACGGCTTCTGCGAGTCCGCCGGGTCCGGACGGCAGGACGCGGAGCTGTTCAACACCGTGGTGGTGGTCGACGGTGACGGTCCGGTGCTGCACTACCGCAAGCTGCACCTGTTCGACCGCGAGCTGGAGGCCTACACCCCGGGCGACCGCGGCCTCCCGATCGCCCGGACCCGGTTCGGTGTCCTCGGGGTCTGCATCTGCTACGACCTGCGCTTCGTCGAGGTGCTCCGCGCGATGTCCCTGCGCGGCGCCGAGATCGTGCTCGCCCCGGCCGCTTGGGTCGGCGGGTACGACGCGCGGGTGCCCACCGCCGGCGCCACGCGGCATGCGGAGTCGGTGATCGCGCAGGCGAACCTCGACCAGGTCGCCGTCGTCGCGGTCTCCCAGGTGGCCGGGGCGGGAGCCGGCGGTCCGGCCACGCTCGGCGGCTCGGTCGCGGTCGACGCCTACGGCGAGCTGTTGGCCGGCCCGCTGTCGCGCACCGGTGCCGACGCGGCGGTGGTGCGTGTGGACCTGGCGGCCGTCCGCGCGGCCCGGGTGCGGAGTGCGACGATCCGACCCAGGGAGGATCGCCGTACCGATGTGTACGCCGTGCAGTACCGAGGGGAGACCTGGTGA
- a CDS encoding ABC transporter ATP-binding protein: MQALVDVDLDIAPGEFVSFLGPSGCGKSTLLHMVAGLLEPTEGVIEVRGTPAAAGRPDLAIMLQSPVLFPWRSVIDNVMLPVEILRLDPVAARRRAEDLLELTHLTEFAKKNVWELSGGMRQRVSLVRALVTDPPLLLMDEPFSALDEFTRERLNVELASMHDRLGRTTLFVTHNIAEAVFLSDRIVCMRPRPGEVIDVIDVPLPRPRTRDLVGAAETVALEGRVRAAIAEYI, from the coding sequence GTGCAGGCGCTGGTCGACGTCGATCTCGACATCGCGCCGGGAGAGTTCGTCTCGTTCCTCGGGCCCAGCGGCTGCGGGAAGTCGACCTTGCTGCACATGGTCGCCGGACTGCTGGAGCCGACCGAGGGCGTGATCGAGGTGCGGGGCACGCCCGCTGCCGCGGGACGGCCCGACCTCGCGATCATGCTCCAGTCCCCGGTCCTCTTCCCCTGGCGCAGCGTGATCGACAACGTGATGCTGCCTGTGGAGATCCTCCGCCTGGACCCCGTCGCCGCGCGTCGCCGGGCCGAGGACCTGCTCGAGCTCACCCACCTGACCGAGTTCGCGAAGAAGAACGTGTGGGAGCTCTCCGGTGGCATGCGGCAGCGGGTGAGTCTGGTCCGCGCCTTGGTCACCGACCCGCCCCTGCTGCTGATGGACGAGCCCTTCTCCGCGCTCGACGAGTTCACCCGTGAGCGTCTCAACGTCGAGCTGGCGAGCATGCACGACCGTCTCGGACGCACCACCTTGTTCGTCACCCACAACATCGCCGAGGCGGTCTTCCTCTCCGATCGGATCGTCTGTATGCGCCCCCGGCCGGGCGAGGTCATCGACGTCATCGACGTCCCGCTCCCCCGCCCCCGCACGCGTGACCTGGTCGGCGCCGCCGAGACCGTCGCGCTCGAGGGCCGGGTCCGCGCGGCCATCGCCGAGTACATCTGA
- a CDS encoding carbon-nitrogen hydrolase family protein translates to MTVIRLGLAQVETSFGDQEQQNLVRALDLVRQAGERGVDLLAFAENFPGPFTEANRYEVAEPMARAAREHGVALAYGTSLPDPHRPGSFNITTVVVDDRGEERGAYRRTHPVGPYIYRDSPEWNFDYVAADDFPVIDMPWGKLGISICSEVHLPEVTRILALRGAEVVLYPSGLLIDELGYTEAWQTLVHARAIENHLYTATLVNLMSRSVAEQFAGESFESSGPGLTRGIGMVASPEGILARSPEPGILVAELDLERTRYLRRTTEELIVPAPYRTIPGHLDWRRPELYGALLEAAREAAPSARQG, encoded by the coding sequence GTGACCGTCATCCGGCTCGGGCTGGCCCAGGTGGAGACGTCCTTCGGCGACCAGGAGCAGCAGAACCTGGTGCGGGCGTTGGACCTGGTCCGCCAGGCCGGCGAGCGGGGGGTGGACCTGCTCGCCTTCGCCGAGAACTTCCCGGGGCCGTTCACCGAGGCGAACCGCTACGAGGTCGCCGAGCCGATGGCGCGCGCGGCCCGTGAGCACGGGGTGGCCCTCGCCTACGGCACCTCCCTGCCCGACCCGCACCGCCCCGGCTCCTTCAACATCACGACCGTCGTGGTCGACGATCGCGGCGAGGAGCGGGGCGCCTACCGGCGTACGCACCCGGTGGGCCCCTACATCTACCGCGACAGCCCGGAGTGGAACTTCGACTACGTGGCTGCCGACGACTTCCCGGTGATCGACATGCCGTGGGGGAAGCTGGGCATCTCCATCTGCTCGGAGGTGCACCTGCCGGAGGTGACCAGGATCCTCGCGCTCCGGGGGGCGGAGGTGGTGCTCTACCCGAGCGGCCTCCTGATCGACGAGCTCGGCTACACCGAGGCCTGGCAGACGCTGGTCCACGCTCGGGCGATCGAGAACCACCTCTACACGGCGACCCTGGTGAACCTGATGAGCCGCAGCGTCGCCGAGCAGTTCGCGGGCGAGAGCTTCGAGAGCTCCGGCCCGGGCCTGACCCGCGGCATCGGCATGGTCGCCTCTCCCGAGGGGATCCTGGCGCGCTCGCCCGAGCCGGGGATCCTGGTCGCCGAGCTCGACCTGGAGCGGACCCGCTACCTGCGGCGCACCACCGAGGAGCTGATCGTCCCCGCGCCGTATCGCACCATCCCCGGTCACCTCGACTGGCGTCGCCCCGAGCTGTACGGCGCCCTCCTCGAGGCCGCCCGAGAAGCCGCTCCGTCCGCGCGTCAGGGGTGA
- a CDS encoding xanthine dehydrogenase family protein molybdopterin-binding subunit, whose amino-acid sequence MTAVVPPSWTGRSLPRVEDPSILRGHGRYVADVAARDRCWYAKFVRSSIAAGRIVGITAPPGVRIYTAADLDGVGEIVASLARPDFVTTRQPILARDVVRFVGEPVAMVLAETEAEAEDALERVVVEIEPLPAVLSVADATADQARLVHDVDFPGDPNTVVDGRIHTPGFDEVFAAAAHRVSVQVGSARQSAMPLEARASHAAYDPATGRTTLHVTTQMPHVIRTGLADVLGIREDDLRVIAPDVGGGFGAKMALAREDVMVVHAARRLRRNIAWIETREENFMAAWHSREQVYDVEGAFTEDGDLLAVRADLRCDVGAYSCYPVTYGVEPLMAMAELTGPYAVREYSVRSRAVLSNKCPIAPYRGVSRPVQVLAMERLMDVAARRLDIDPVELRMRNLVHEFPHRIPSGLVLDNASHRQTLAAAADLADVADFRRRQRTARDEGRLLGIGFSSFAERTGYGTPAFAARSAPFELKPNAVADVITPGFERVVLAMDSSAGVTVRIGASPHGQGLRTALAQVISDELGVAPDEVRVIHSDTDATPYGWGSFASRAMVMAGGASLLAARELAGRLRTLASSRLGGLPGDIDLSDGEARHRETGESVPFFVLARDTYHSSHLIPDKGEPALEATATYDPSGTFANACHVAEVEVDPATGAVAVTRFLVAEDAGRLVNPAIVDGQIQGGVVQGIANALFEELIYDDRGVLVTTSLMDYLPPTLHEVPDIEIAHLETTSPQSVTGAKGVGEGGTIGAPAAIANAVSDALAHLGIDVNHLPATPHRLRTAIRSAQAAQAADISDRETAS is encoded by the coding sequence ATGACAGCCGTCGTGCCTCCGAGCTGGACCGGGCGGAGCCTGCCCCGGGTCGAGGATCCCTCGATCCTGCGCGGCCACGGGCGCTACGTCGCCGACGTCGCGGCCCGGGACCGCTGCTGGTATGCCAAGTTCGTCCGCAGCTCGATCGCCGCGGGGCGGATCGTGGGGATCACCGCTCCGCCGGGGGTGCGGATCTACACCGCCGCGGACCTGGACGGCGTGGGTGAGATCGTCGCTTCCCTCGCGCGCCCGGACTTCGTCACCACGCGCCAGCCGATCCTGGCTCGCGACGTGGTGCGGTTCGTCGGCGAGCCGGTGGCCATGGTGCTGGCCGAGACCGAGGCCGAGGCCGAGGACGCGCTGGAGCGGGTGGTCGTCGAGATCGAGCCGCTGCCGGCGGTGCTCAGCGTCGCCGACGCCACCGCCGACCAGGCGCGGCTGGTGCACGACGTCGACTTCCCCGGCGACCCCAACACGGTGGTCGACGGGCGGATCCACACCCCGGGCTTCGACGAGGTCTTCGCCGCCGCGGCGCACCGGGTCAGCGTCCAGGTGGGGTCGGCCCGACAGAGCGCGATGCCGCTCGAGGCCCGGGCCAGCCACGCGGCGTACGACCCGGCGACGGGACGCACCACGCTGCACGTCACCACCCAGATGCCGCACGTGATCCGGACCGGTCTGGCCGACGTTCTCGGCATCCGGGAGGACGACCTGCGGGTGATCGCTCCCGACGTCGGCGGTGGGTTCGGCGCCAAGATGGCCCTGGCCCGCGAGGACGTCATGGTCGTCCACGCCGCCCGTCGACTGCGTCGCAACATCGCGTGGATCGAGACGCGCGAGGAGAACTTCATGGCGGCCTGGCACAGCCGCGAGCAGGTGTACGACGTCGAGGGCGCCTTCACCGAGGACGGCGACCTGCTGGCCGTGCGGGCCGACCTGCGCTGCGACGTCGGCGCCTACAGCTGCTATCCGGTCACCTACGGCGTCGAGCCGCTGATGGCGATGGCCGAGCTCACCGGCCCCTACGCGGTACGCGAGTACTCCGTCCGCTCCCGCGCGGTGCTCAGCAACAAGTGCCCGATCGCCCCCTACCGCGGTGTCTCGCGCCCGGTGCAGGTGCTCGCCATGGAGCGACTGATGGACGTGGCCGCCCGCCGGCTCGACATCGATCCGGTCGAGCTGCGGATGCGCAATCTGGTGCACGAGTTCCCGCACCGGATCCCCAGTGGCCTGGTCCTGGACAACGCCTCGCACCGTCAGACCCTGGCAGCGGCCGCCGACCTGGCCGACGTCGCCGACTTCCGCCGGCGGCAGCGGACGGCCCGGGACGAGGGACGGCTGCTGGGCATCGGGTTCTCCTCCTTCGCCGAGCGCACCGGCTACGGCACGCCCGCCTTCGCCGCTCGCTCGGCGCCCTTCGAGCTCAAGCCGAACGCGGTCGCGGACGTGATCACCCCGGGCTTCGAGCGGGTGGTGCTGGCCATGGACAGCTCCGCCGGCGTCACCGTCCGGATCGGCGCATCGCCGCACGGGCAAGGCCTGCGGACCGCTCTGGCCCAGGTGATCAGCGACGAGCTGGGGGTGGCTCCCGACGAGGTCCGGGTGATCCACTCCGACACCGACGCGACACCGTACGGCTGGGGCAGCTTCGCCAGCCGGGCCATGGTGATGGCCGGCGGTGCCTCGCTGCTCGCCGCCAGGGAGCTCGCGGGCCGGCTGCGGACCTTGGCCAGCAGTCGCCTCGGCGGCCTGCCCGGCGACATCGACCTGAGCGACGGCGAGGCCCGCCACCGGGAGACCGGCGAGTCGGTGCCGTTCTTCGTGCTCGCTCGGGACACCTACCACTCCTCCCACCTGATCCCCGACAAGGGCGAGCCGGCGCTCGAGGCGACGGCGACCTACGATCCGTCGGGCACGTTCGCCAACGCCTGCCATGTCGCGGAGGTGGAGGTGGATCCCGCGACCGGCGCCGTCGCTGTCACGAGGTTCCTGGTCGCCGAGGACGCGGGCCGGTTGGTCAACCCGGCCATCGTCGACGGCCAGATCCAGGGCGGGGTCGTCCAGGGGATCGCCAACGCCCTCTTCGAGGAGCTGATCTACGACGACCGCGGTGTGCTCGTCACCACCTCGCTGATGGACTACCTGCCGCCGACCCTGCACGAGGTGCCGGACATCGAGATCGCCCACCTGGAGACCACGTCACCGCAGTCGGTGACCGGCGCCAAGGGTGTCGGTGAGGGCGGCACCATCGGAGCACCGGCGGCGATCGCGAACGCCGTCTCTGACGCCCTGGCCCACCTGGGCATCGACGTCAACCACCTTCCCGCCACCCCCCACCGCCTCCGCACGGCCATCAGATCAGCGCAGGCCGCGCAGGCCGCCGACATTTCCGACAGGGAGACCGCCTCATGA
- a CDS encoding cupin domain-containing protein: MTETHSPAPAVAGLRVISPEQWGADLGLVQGGTFREMVGPASGAQRRSMHHVRIDPAGTTVPLRHDGEAVYYVVEGTPVVTELLRHRRDSHRLAPGSMIHLHAGATYAIESDQGAVLIGGPCPVDPALGAAAAPYLEESRLSVYHRDRPGLMVPFISRDARLVVWLGAGAVDANMNYVVLEPGERNKEHVHAESEDTIHILEGRGTAENVSTGERFPIGPGDTVHIEIGTWHAVAADRGERVVSVGGPCPADTDMLRAAGVDVADIMEKIGR; the protein is encoded by the coding sequence GTGACTGAGACCCACTCCCCGGCGCCCGCCGTGGCCGGCCTTCGCGTGATCTCCCCCGAGCAGTGGGGCGCCGACCTCGGGCTCGTGCAGGGCGGGACCTTCCGCGAGATGGTCGGACCGGCCTCGGGTGCGCAGCGCCGGAGCATGCACCACGTGCGGATCGACCCCGCCGGGACGACGGTGCCGCTGCGCCACGACGGCGAGGCCGTCTACTACGTGGTCGAGGGCACTCCGGTCGTGACCGAGCTGCTGCGTCACCGGCGGGACAGCCACCGGCTCGCGCCGGGGTCGATGATCCACCTGCATGCCGGCGCCACCTACGCGATCGAGTCCGACCAGGGGGCGGTGCTGATCGGCGGGCCGTGCCCGGTCGATCCCGCGCTCGGCGCCGCCGCGGCGCCGTACCTCGAGGAGTCGCGGCTCTCCGTGTACCACCGCGACCGTCCGGGCCTGATGGTTCCGTTCATCTCCCGTGACGCCCGGCTCGTCGTGTGGCTGGGTGCCGGCGCGGTCGACGCCAACATGAACTACGTCGTCCTCGAACCGGGTGAGCGGAACAAGGAGCACGTGCACGCCGAGTCCGAGGACACCATCCACATCCTCGAGGGCCGCGGCACGGCCGAGAACGTCAGCACGGGCGAGCGCTTCCCGATCGGTCCCGGCGACACCGTGCACATCGAGATCGGCACCTGGCACGCCGTCGCCGCCGACCGCGGCGAACGGGTGGTCAGTGTCGGCGGCCCGTGTCCGGCCGACACCGACATGCTCCGCGCCGCCGGGGTCGACGTCGCGGACATCATGGAGAAGATCGGTCGATGA
- a CDS encoding xanthine dehydrogenase family protein subunit M, whose protein sequence is MKPANFEYVRPASLEEALAELAKDPDESKVLAGGQSLVPMMNFRLARPERLIDINRIPLLEGVESVGDRVVIRARTRHLALQNLSMATPLGSLLRTGAAHVGHLPIRTRGTFGGSIAHCDAASEWCLVAGLLDAEMTVRSQARGTRTIPASDFFWSIFTTAMEPDEILTEVSLPALDDSYRTGIAEFARRAGDFAIVAATGAVQIVDGVVRDARVCLGGVSEVPFRSAAAEQVLLGQEWGPRLLRDAAEAAADEVDPPSDSHGDGEYRRDLVRTLLPRALAGAVG, encoded by the coding sequence GTGAAGCCCGCAAACTTCGAGTACGTGCGTCCGGCGAGTCTGGAGGAGGCTCTCGCGGAGCTGGCCAAGGACCCGGACGAGAGCAAGGTCCTCGCCGGCGGGCAGAGCCTGGTCCCGATGATGAACTTCCGGTTGGCCCGCCCCGAGCGGCTGATCGACATCAACCGGATCCCGCTGCTGGAGGGCGTCGAGTCGGTCGGGGACCGCGTCGTGATCCGCGCCCGGACCCGCCACCTCGCGTTGCAGAACCTCTCGATGGCCACCCCGCTGGGCAGCCTGCTGCGCACGGGCGCGGCCCACGTCGGACACCTGCCGATCCGCACCCGCGGCACCTTCGGCGGATCGATCGCGCACTGCGACGCGGCGTCCGAGTGGTGCCTGGTGGCCGGGCTGCTCGACGCCGAGATGACGGTGCGCAGCCAGGCCCGCGGCACCCGGACCATCCCGGCCTCGGACTTCTTCTGGTCGATCTTCACCACCGCCATGGAGCCGGACGAGATCCTCACCGAGGTGTCGCTCCCCGCCCTCGACGACAGCTACCGGACGGGGATCGCCGAGTTCGCGCGGCGGGCCGGCGACTTCGCGATCGTCGCGGCCACCGGTGCCGTCCAGATCGTCGACGGCGTGGTCCGGGACGCTCGCGTCTGCCTGGGCGGGGTCAGCGAGGTGCCCTTCCGCAGCGCGGCGGCCGAGCAGGTCCTGCTCGGGCAGGAGTGGGGTCCGCGTCTGCTGCGTGACGCCGCCGAGGCGGCCGCCGACGAGGTGGACCCGCCCTCGGACAGCCATGGCGACGGCGAGTACCGGCGCGACCTCGTCCGAACACTCCTGCCGCGTGCCCTCGCCGGAGCGGTGGGATGA